A single region of the Thermoanaerobacterium aotearoense genome encodes:
- a CDS encoding sigma 54-interacting transcriptional regulator — protein sequence MEKICEKIKSPINIHSQISAMIVRKVNDVCKKDNVKVMLRKSGSVRLVPANSMLSMITFFASEGDDIDIIVEGDNCISSIEEIKKIFLVDLKKVNDESGTYELLKNTSIAYEEIFNSIAVGIIATDDNGIIIIFNKASEKITGFSLDKAIGKNISEVMADIDVSQVLKYGSEFLNKKYVIDEKTLFLNITPIYAGGNITGSLVVFQDFPQIEYLEGELKRSRKLDKAFDIIVGNSGKLKDALTVASKAAETDSNVIIRGESGTGKELVANAIHYSSKRHDKPFIRVNCAAIPSTLLESELFGHEKGAFTGAIMQKIGKFELADGGTIFLDEIGDIPIEIQAKLLRVLQDKEFERVGGIRTIKVDVRIIAATNKNLEEAMKNGTFREDLYYRLNVIPVFLPALRDRKEDIPVLVEHFIKKMNKKLGRNVQFVTNTAIKALIKYDWPGNIRELENLIERCITLSDKEYIDFDDLPSYIKNVKDSKDDEVIYLGDNYDIEKMENYEYKIIKAALSRYKSFNKAGKALGLTHKTVAAKARKFHLVEN from the coding sequence ATGGAGAAGATTTGTGAGAAAATAAAGTCTCCAATTAATATACATTCGCAAATATCAGCAATGATAGTCAGAAAAGTAAATGATGTATGCAAAAAGGACAATGTCAAAGTGATGCTAAGAAAGTCAGGAAGTGTAAGGCTTGTACCTGCAAACAGCATGCTTTCCATGATAACATTTTTTGCATCTGAAGGCGATGATATTGATATAATTGTAGAAGGAGATAACTGCATTTCTTCAATTGAAGAGATTAAAAAGATTTTTTTAGTTGATTTGAAAAAAGTAAATGATGAAAGTGGAACATATGAGCTTTTAAAGAATACGTCTATTGCGTACGAAGAAATATTTAATTCTATTGCGGTTGGAATAATCGCGACGGACGATAATGGAATCATAATCATATTTAATAAGGCATCTGAAAAAATAACAGGATTTAGCCTCGATAAGGCAATCGGCAAAAATATAAGTGAAGTTATGGCAGACATAGATGTAAGCCAAGTCTTAAAATATGGCAGTGAATTTTTAAATAAAAAATACGTCATAGATGAAAAGACACTTTTTTTGAATATAACTCCGATTTATGCTGGAGGCAATATTACTGGATCATTGGTGGTATTTCAAGATTTTCCTCAGATTGAGTACCTTGAGGGAGAACTTAAAAGAAGCAGAAAGCTTGATAAAGCCTTTGACATAATAGTAGGCAACAGCGGAAAATTGAAAGACGCATTGACTGTGGCATCCAAAGCGGCAGAAACGGATTCTAATGTAATAATACGAGGCGAAAGTGGTACGGGGAAAGAGTTAGTTGCTAATGCAATACATTATTCAAGCAAAAGACATGATAAACCATTTATAAGGGTAAATTGTGCTGCGATACCAAGCACACTTTTAGAAAGTGAGCTTTTTGGTCACGAAAAAGGAGCGTTTACCGGTGCAATAATGCAGAAAATAGGAAAATTTGAACTTGCCGATGGAGGAACTATCTTCCTTGATGAAATAGGAGATATCCCAATAGAAATTCAAGCCAAACTTTTGAGGGTTCTTCAAGACAAGGAATTTGAAAGAGTTGGTGGAATAAGGACTATAAAAGTAGATGTAAGAATAATTGCGGCAACAAACAAAAATCTTGAAGAAGCCATGAAAAATGGCACATTTAGAGAAGATCTCTACTACAGGTTAAATGTTATACCTGTATTTTTGCCAGCTTTAAGAGATAGAAAAGAGGACATTCCTGTTTTGGTAGAGCATTTTATAAAGAAGATGAATAAAAAGCTGGGAAGAAATGTTCAGTTTGTTACTAATACAGCCATAAAAGCTTTGATAAAGTATGATTGGCCGGGAAATATAAGAGAGCTTGAAAATCTAATTGAAAGGTGCATAACATTAAGCGATAAAGAGTACATTGACTTCGATGATCTTCCATCGTATATAAAAAATGTAAAAGACAGCAAAGACGATGAAGTAATATACTTAGGCGACAATTACGATATTGAAAAAATGGAAAATTATGAGTATAAAATAATTAAAGCCGCATTATCGAGGTATAAAAGTTTTAACAAAGCCGGAAAAGCTTTAGGATTGACACATAAAACTGTAGCTGCAAAGGCAAGGAAATTTCATCTGGTTGAAAATTAA
- a CDS encoding DUF1667 domain-containing protein: MVKRELTCIVCPNGCRLVVEMEGKEIVNITGYECKRGLKYAEDEIIAPKRTLTTIVKAEMGHLPVVSVRTKEPIPKELIGKAVLELSKITLKPPINVGDIVVKNILDTGVDVIATRNLYSK, encoded by the coding sequence ATGGTGAAAAGAGAATTAACTTGTATTGTCTGTCCGAATGGTTGTCGCTTGGTTGTAGAAATGGAAGGAAAGGAAATTGTAAATATTACAGGATATGAGTGCAAAAGAGGATTAAAGTATGCTGAAGATGAGATAATTGCTCCCAAAAGGACTCTGACTACAATAGTAAAAGCTGAAATGGGACATCTTCCAGTCGTTTCTGTCAGGACTAAAGAGCCAATTCCAAAAGAGCTTATTGGTAAAGCTGTGCTGGAACTATCTAAAATTACTTTAAAGCCGCCAATTAATGTGGGAGATATCGTTGTCAAAAACATATTAGATACAGGTGTGGATGTTATTGCAACGAGAAATTTGTACAGCAAATAA